One genomic segment of Hymenobacter psoromatis includes these proteins:
- a CDS encoding DinB family protein, giving the protein MNDPTRTTLVAELTALLLGGNAHATFEQAVANLPAPLRNQPVPAVPYTIWQLVEHIRIAQADILDFCLNPDYQAREWPASYWPDKTLAVNEAGWQAALRAIEHDREQFISLLEDPATDLFTPLPHGDGQNMLREALLIGDHAAYHTGEIILLRRLLGAWE; this is encoded by the coding sequence ATGAACGACCCAACCCGAACTACCCTTGTGGCCGAGCTAACCGCGCTACTACTGGGCGGCAATGCCCACGCCACCTTCGAGCAGGCCGTGGCCAACCTGCCCGCGCCACTGCGCAACCAGCCAGTGCCCGCGGTGCCCTACACCATCTGGCAGCTCGTGGAGCACATCCGCATTGCGCAGGCCGACATTCTGGACTTCTGCCTGAACCCCGATTATCAGGCCCGCGAGTGGCCCGCCAGCTACTGGCCCGATAAGACCTTGGCTGTGAATGAAGCCGGCTGGCAGGCCGCGCTGCGCGCCATCGAGCACGACCGCGAGCAATTTATTAGTCTGCTCGAAGACCCCGCTACCGACCTCTTCACGCCCCTACCCCACGGCGACGGCCAGAACATGCTGCGCGAAGCCCTGCTCATCGGTGACCACGCTGCCTACCATACCGGCGAGATTATTTTGCTGCGAAGGCTGCTGGGCGCGTGGGAATAG
- a CDS encoding sce7726 family protein, producing the protein MNDPEIRARLYPLLRGGVHIDELPTGSTRADVVHITEYFMHGYEVKGDGDTLQRVENQLRCYAEVYDFVTFVVTEKHLAKLLPRLPAWVGVLVAAADGPTLRCHRPAGYNATVQRAPLAGLLWVEEIKQFLLARGLAGASTLRQREVAQYLRTAHTVPLSALAQYVRERLMARLPERLLLREARHAERARLASLRQRRQARRG; encoded by the coding sequence ATGAACGACCCCGAGATTCGTGCCCGGCTCTACCCCCTGCTGCGGGGCGGGGTGCACATTGATGAGCTGCCCACCGGCAGTACCCGCGCCGACGTGGTGCATATCACCGAGTACTTTATGCACGGTTATGAGGTGAAGGGCGACGGCGACACCCTGCAACGGGTAGAAAACCAGCTCCGCTGCTACGCCGAAGTCTATGATTTTGTCACCTTCGTGGTTACTGAAAAGCACCTGGCCAAGCTGCTACCGCGCCTGCCCGCCTGGGTAGGCGTGCTGGTAGCCGCCGCCGACGGCCCTACCCTGCGCTGCCACCGCCCGGCCGGCTACAACGCCACCGTGCAGCGCGCCCCGCTGGCCGGGCTGCTGTGGGTAGAGGAAATCAAGCAGTTTCTGCTGGCGCGGGGCCTGGCCGGGGCCAGCACCCTGCGCCAGCGCGAAGTGGCCCAATACCTGCGCACGGCCCACACCGTGCCGCTGTCGGCCCTGGCCCAGTATGTGCGTGAGCGCCTCATGGCCCGGCTGCCCGAGCGCCTGCTGCTGCGCGAGGCGCGCCACGCTGAGCGCGCCCGGCTGGCCAGCCTGCGCCAGCGCCGCCAGGCCCGGCGGGGGTAG